GAGCATGGCCGAGCTGGTGGCAACCCGGTCGACCTGCCTGAGACGAAAGGTCGGTGCTGTGATAGTCAAGGAGAAACGGGTGCTTACGACCGGTTACAATGGAGCGCCGAAGGGTCTTCGGCATTGCGAGGAAGTAGGGTGCGTCAGGCTGGAGAATCACATCCAATCGGGAACGAGACACGAGCTGTGTCGCGGAGTCCATGCGGAGCAGAACGCGGTCATCCAGGCCGCATATTTCGGGGTCAGCATCAAGGACGCGGCGGTCTACACCACCAATTTCCCTTGCGTTCTGTGCGCGAAGATACTATTGAACGCAGGGATAATCGAGATCATCTACCAGGACGACTACGTTGATGAACTTTCTAGATCG
This window of the Methanomassiliicoccales archaeon genome carries:
- a CDS encoding dCMP deaminase family protein, whose amino-acid sequence is MMQSSVRPDNDTYFMSMAELVATRSTCLRRKVGAVIVKEKRVLTTGYNGAPKGLRHCEEVGCVRLENHIQSGTRHELCRGVHAEQNAVIQAAYFGVSIKDAAVYTTNFPCVLCAKILLNAGIIEIIYQDDYVDELSRS